The window GGGCGGCTCCCCGCCGACGGAGCCGCCCCCTCTCGCATGCCCGCATAATGTGCTGAGACATCGGATGTCTGAGCGCACTGGAGGCCGGTATGGCAGTCACCGACGAGGCGATCGAGAAGATCAAGGGCATGATCGTCTCCGGTGCGCTGCGCCCCGGCGACCGGCTCCCCAAGGAGAGCGAACTCGCCGCCGAGCTGGGCCTGTCCCGCAACTCCCTGCGCGAGGCGGTACGCGCCCTGTCGCTGATCCGGATCCTGGACGTACGGCAGGGCGACGGCACCTATGTGACCAGCCTCGATCCCCAACTGCTGCTGGAGGCCATGAGCTTCGTCGTCGACTTCCACCGCGACGACACCGTGCTGGAGTTCCTGGCCGTACGGCGCATCCTGGAGCCGGCGGCCACGGCGATGGCGGCGGCGCAGATCAGCGAGCGGCAACTGGACGAGCTGGCCGAACAGTTGGACAAGCTCGGCCCGTCACCCTCGGTGGAGGAACTCGTCGCCTGCGATCTGGAGTTCCATCGGGCGATCGTGCGGACCTCCGGCAACTCGGTGCTGTGCTCACTGCTGGACGGGCTGTCGGGACCCACCACCCGGGCCCGGATCTGGCGAGGGCTGACCCAGGAGGACGCGGTCAGCCGCACCCTGCACGAGCACCGCGCGATCCTCGGCGCCCTGCGCGACCGGGACGCGGAGGCGGCCCGCTCATGGGCGACGGTGCACATCGCAAGCGTGGAGCAGTGGCTGCGCTCCACGCTGTGAGGAGCACCGGACGGGGGGTGTTCCCGGGTGGCGATCGGGGCAGTGATCCGTTCACTCCCCCGTGCAAGGGGGCTGCGGGCGCCCCCGTCGCACGCCGTAAGGTTGGGTCGTCAGGCGAGGGCACGTCGGAAGGAGGCACTGGGTGATCGAGCTCGAGGGGGTTCCCGAGCTGATCGACCCGGTCATGGTGGCCGCGTTCGAGGGCTGGAACGATGCCGGCGACGCCGCCTCCACCGCGGTCGCGCATCTCGACAGGGAGTGGAAGGGCGAGGTCTTCGCGGCGCTGGACGCCGAGGACTACTACGACTTCCAGGTCAACCGCCCCACGGTATGGATGGACGCGGGCGTACGGAAGATCACCTGGCCCACGACAAGGTTGTCGGTGGTCCGGGTCGGCGGCGACAAGCCGCGTGATCTCGTGCTCGTCCGGGGTATCGAGCCGTCCATGCGCTGGCGCTCGTTCTGCAACGAGTTGCTGGGCTTCGCGCATGAATTGGGCGTGGAGCTGGTGGTCATCCTGGGCGCCCTGCTCGGCGACACCCCGCACACACGTCCGGTCCCGATCTCCGGGACCACGTCGGACCCGGATCTGGCCCGTCGTATGGATCTCGAGGAGACCAAGTACGAGGGCCCGACGGGCATCGTCGGTGTCCTTCAGGAGGCGTGCACGCACGCGGGCGTGCCGGCCGTCAGCCTCTGGGCGGCAGTACCGCACTATGTGTCGCAGCCGCCCAACCCGAAGGCGACGCTGGCCCTGCTGAACCGGCTTGAGGATCTGATCGACGTGCGCATCCCGCTGGGCGAGCTCCCCGAGGACGCGCGGGCCTGGCAGGTGGGCGTGGACCAGCTGGCCGCCGAGGACAGCGAGGTCGCCGAGTATGTGCAGTCGCTGGAGGAGGCCCGGGACACCGCGGAGCTTCCCGAGGCGTCGGGCGAGGCGATTGCCCGCGAGTTCGAGCGGTATCTGCGGCGCCGGGACGGCGGCCCGTCGGCCGGCGGACACGCGACCGAGAGCGGTGACGGCACCTATCTGCGGGACAACCCCAGCGGTCGCACCCGCCCGCCGAAGCCGCCCAAGACGGGTCCCGAGGACGACGAGTCGTCGGAGGACTGAGGCCGTGAGTGAGGGCGGTGCGCCGGTGCGCACCGCCCTCGGCCGTCACTTCGGCACGGAGATCACGGCGTACGTCGTCTCGGGCGTCGGCGTCGTGGTGAACCGCGCGTTGGGCAGGTAGAGCCGCCCCTTGTAGGCGGCCACCGTCGTCGGCACGTCGAAGGCGGGGTCGGTGATCCGGCGCCGGAAGACACCGCTGCGTCCGTCGGCGGCCAGCGTGAAGACGTCGATGGCGTTCTGCCGGTTCTGTACGACGTACAGCGTCCGCCCGATCAGCAGCAGCCCGTCGCCGTTGGTGAGCGGTGCCGCGTCGCCGAGGTCGACGAGTTCGGTGACGCCGGTGCGCGGGTTGACCCGGTGCAGGGCGCCGACCCCGGACTGCACCACGAGCAGCGCCGAGCCGTCCGGGGTGCGGGTGATGCCGTTGGCGTTGACGACCTCGCCGGGCACCTGGCTCCACGCGCCGCCGAGGGTGATCCGTACGACCTCGTCCGCGCCCGGCAGTTCACCGTGCCGGCCGAGCGGGAGGGCGTACAGGGCGGGCTGGTAGGAGTCGGTGAACCAGGCCGCGCGCGGGGTCAGGAACACGTCGTTGGCGAAGGTGGGGGTGGTGGTGGAAAGGACGTACGAGGCAAGGATCTCGCCGCTGCGGGCGTCCACGACGCGGGCGCCCTGGCCGCGTCCGGCGATGAACAGGCGTCCCCGGTCGTCGAGTTTGAGCCCGACCGAGGGCGTGCCGGGTCCGGCCGAGACGATGGAGCCCGATCCGGTGCGCAGATCGGCGCGGTAGATGGAGCCGTCGCCGAGGGAGCCGAGGTAGGCGTACGGTCCGCCGCCGATCGTGATGCCCTCCGGACGGAAGCCGTTCGGCAGGGGGATGACGGTGGGCCCGGCGGCGGCCCGGGCGGGCGCGCCGACGAGCGCGGCACCGGTCGCCACCGCGCCGACGGTCAGCAGTCTGCGGCGGGTGAGGTGATGTGCGAAGGAACCGTGAGTGGGAGCCACGGGGAGCCCTTCCGCGAGGGGGACCGGCAGTTGGCCGGTCCAGCGGTCAACTACCGCTCCACCCCATCACATGCGCCGCGTCCCCCACAGCGTCCGCCAGATGTTCGACAGCGTCTCGACAGCATCTGGCCGGATTACGGCGTGACACCTGTTTCAGGCCGGATTGCACAGGTTTCCCAATTCAACTTGTTTTCAAACCGAGTTGACGAAAATGCTCTGGACGTGCCGCCGTCGGAGTGCTTGGTTGTCCCACGAAGGCGACACCCGCGCGGACCGAAGGGAGCGGTACCCGATGACCGAGCAGGTACAGCCGGAACAGGGCCCGGGAACGTCCGGACCGGGACCCGACGGAGCGGGATTCACCTATCGAGGAGCGGAGCAGGAACTGATCGTCGTCGCCCGCCCGGAGGCCCGGCTGCGGGCTGCCCAGGCCGAGGGCGTACGGTCGGCGGCGGGCGCCGATGTGTCGGCGCTGAACATGTTCCTCGACGACGAACAGCTCGCCCTGGAACCGCTGTTCGGCAGCGAGGAGCGGCTCGCGGACGCCGAGAACGACCTCGCGCTGTTCTACCGGGTGCGCGGTGGCGAGAGCCGCGCGGCGGAGCTGCGGTCGCGGATCGCGGCGCTGCCGGGCGTGGACACGGCGTATGTGAAACCGGGCGCCGTGCCCGCGACCTTGCAGAGCGAGGAGAACCGGCGTCTGAAGGAGGGCGCGACCGTCACCCCCGATTTCAGCAGCCGCCAGGGCTACTTGCGGCCCGGGCCCGAGGGGATCGACGCCCACTGGGCCTGGCAGCGGCCCGGCGGGACGGGTCAGGGCGTGACGGTGATCGATGTGGAGGGCGCCTGGCAGCTGGGCCACGAGGACCTGGCCGCGAAGCTCGCCGGGGTGGTCGTCGGCACCCCGGTCGACGATCTCGCCTGGCGCAACCACGGCACCGCCGTGATCGGCGTGATCGGCGGCGACCAGGGCCAGTACGGCGTCCAGGGCGCCGTACCCGACACGGTGACCGCCGCCGCATCCTTCCAGGGGCTCGGCACCGCGGCCGCGATCCACGCGGCGGCGGAACGGCTCGGTCCCGGTGACATCGTGCTGGTCGAACTGCACCGTCCTGGACCGCGGTTCGAGTACGCCGAGCGCGACGACCAGCGCGGCTACATCCCGCTGGAATGGTGGCCGGACGACTTCGCGGCCGTCCGTCACGCCACCGCCAAGGGCGTGCTCGTGGTCGCCGCCGCCGGAAACGGCGCCGAGTCGCTCGACGACGCGGTCTACGAGCGCCGCCCGGACGAGTTCCCGCAGGGGTGGCGCAACCCGTTCAACCCGTCCAACCAGTCCTCCGGTGCCGTCCTGGTCGGCGCGGGCGCTCCGCCGCCCGGCACGCACGGCCGGGACCACGGCCCGGACCGGTCGAGGCTGGCGTTCTCCAACTACGGCTCACGCGTGGACGCGCAGGGCTGGGGGCGCGAGGTCACGACCACCGGCGGCTTCTGGGACCGGCCCGGCGATCTGCAGGGCGGGCCCGAGGAGATCGCCTGGTACACCGACACGTTCTCGGGGACCTCCGCCGCCTCGCCGGTGGTGGTCGGCGCGCTGGCCGCGCTGCAGGGCATGCTCAAGGCGGCCGGCCAGAGCCCGATGGCCCCCGAACGTGCCCGCGCGGTGCTGCGCGCGAGCGGTTCGCCGCAGCAGGACGCGCCGGGCCGGCCGGCCTCGCAGCGGATCGGCAGCCGGCCCGACATCAAGGCGGCGGCCACACATCTGCTGCCGCACGCGGTCGGCACCGGCCAGGCCGAACGGTACTGGGACGAACTGCTGCCGTATCCGCGTGAACTCCCGCCGAGGCTCCGGCTGTTCGTGGCCGGCGGCTGGCGGAACCTGAACCGTCCGTCCCCCGAGATCCGCCAGGCGGTGCACACCGCCTTCGCGGGGGGACGGCCCGACGTCCGGGTGTGGTTCTCGGACGACGAGATCGTCGGCCTGGTGATCACCGGCTGACGGAAAACCCATATGAGCAAACCCATACGAGCAAGGGAAGGTGACACCCGCATGAGCACCACCCCGCAGATGGGTCAACAGCAGTACCCGAGCACGTCTCCCTACCAGCAACAGCCGTACCAGCAGCAGAACTTCGGCCAGCAGCCGTTCGGCGGTACCGGCATGGGCGGCGGGACGCTGGAGCAGCTCCAGCAACTCGGCCAGCAGCAGCCGTACCAGCAGCTGCTGCAGCAGATGACGCCTCAGCAGGACCAGCAGGCCCAGCAGGCGCAACAGGCCGAGCAGCAGGTGCAGCAGCAGCTGCAGCAGGTCGCGCTGGCCGCCGTACAACAGCTGGTCCAGCACGTTCAGGCGCAGGCGCTCGCCTCCGGCGCGGCGAACGGCTTCATCGACTTCATCCACCCGCTCCAGGGGCAGCCGCACCAGATCTTCCTGCGCATCAACAACCAGTTCCGGGTCCTCAACAACCCGAACCCGCAGATCCACCAGCAGATCCAGCAGGCCTTCGCGTTCGGCCACCAGGTCGTCGGCATCTGGGACACCCAGTCGCCGAACGTGCTGCGCAGCGTCAGGATCCAGCGCCTTTGACGGGCGGCTGACGTGACCGAGGGCGCTTCCCCTGTACGGAGGAAGCGCCCTCTCCCGTGCTTACAGGGCCACGCCCAGCAGCGCGTCCACGGCACGCGATACGACGCCGGGGGCGCCCTCGTCCGTGCCGCCCCGCTCCTCCTGGAGCGCCGCCCAGCGGTCGACCGCGGCGAGCGCGGCCGGGGCGTCCAGGTCGTTCGCGAGGGCCTCGCGGATCTCCTCGACGAGCGCGTCGGCAGGGGGGCCGTCGGGCCGGGACACGGCCGCGCGCCAGCGGCCGAGGCGGGCGACGGCGTCCTCGAGCACCTGGTCGGTCCACTCCCAGTCGGCCCGGTAGTGGTGGGCGAGGAGCGCCAGCCGGATGGCGGCCGGGTCGACGCCGTCCCGGCGCAGCGTGGAGACGAAGACCAGGTTGCCCTTGGACTTGGACATCTTCTCGCCGTGCAGGGCGACCATTCCGGCGTGGACGTAGGCCTTGGCCATGGGGAACTCGCCGGTCAGCGCCTGGGCGTGCGAGGCGCCCATCTCGTGGTGCGGGAAGGCGAGGTCGGAGCCGCCGCCCTGGACGTCGAAGCCCATGCCGAGGTGGTCGAGGGCGATGGCCACGCACTCGATGTGCCAGCCGGGGCGGCCCCGGCCGAGCGAGGCGCCGTCCCAGCTCGGCTCGCCCTCGCGGGCGGCCATCCACAGCATCGGGTCGAGCGGGTTCTTCTTGCCCGGACGGTCCGGGTCGCCGCCGCGCTCGGCGGACAGCAGCCGCATCGCGGCCGCGTCGAGGCCCGAGACCTTGCCGAAGTTCGGGTCGGCCTCGACGGAGAAGTAGATGTCGCCCTCGAGTTCGTAGGCGGCGCCCGCGTCCCGCAGCCGCTCGACGAGCGGCACGATGCCGGGTATCGCCTCGACGGCGCCTATGTAGTGCCGCGGGGGCAGCATCCGCAGGGCGGTCATGTCCTCGCGGAAGAGGGCGGTCTCCTTCTCGGCGAGGGCCACCCAGTCGAGGCCGTCGCGCTCGGCCCGCTCCAGCAGCGGGTCGTCGACGTCGGTGACGTTCTGGACGTAGTGGACCTGCCGCTTGGTGTCGAGCCACACGCGCTGCACGAGGTCGAACGCGTTGTAGGTCGCCGCGTGTCCCAGGTGGGTCGCGTCGTACGGGGTGATGCCGCAGACGTAGATACGGGCGACGGGACCGGTCTCGAGGGTGACGAGTCCACCGGTCGCGGTGTCGTGGATCCGGAGGTCGCGGCCCTTGCCGGGCAGGGCGGGGACCTCAGAAGCGGGCCAGGCATACATGTCATGAGCGTAACCGGACCGTCGTTCCATATACGAACCGGACCGGGCCGGATGGCCGGTAAGGCGTTCTTGCGTGCCGCCACCGCTTGCTATACCGGCGGCCACGGGATCGTGGGCCACTCCCCGCTCGGCTCGGGGTGGATGCCCGCGGTGAGCATCGCCTCGACACGCGCGCGTGTGGCGTCGATCTCCGCCGCGGTGATCAGGGAGGCGAGCGTGGACCGCAGCGTCCCGTCCGGCTCCAGGGCCTCCCTCAGGCCCTTCAGCACCTCGACGGCCTCGCCGGTCAGGGCCTCGCCCGCCCAGCCCCACAGCAGGGTGCGCAGCTTGTTCTCGACGTTGAACGTGACGCCGTGGTCGATCCCGAAGAGCCTCTCCTCGGCGGCGGGCAGCAGATGGCCGCCCTTGCGGTCGGCGTTGTTGATCACGGCGTCCAGGACGGCGAGCCGCCGCAGCCGCTCGTCGTCGGCGTGCACCAGCAGGGCCGTCCGCCCCTCACCGACCTCGGCGAAGGCGATGGCCTTCCAGCCCGGCTCCGGCTCCTCCCGGTCCACCAGCGCGAGCAGCTCGGCGCCGGGCACGACGTCGATCCACAGCTGGCACATGCCCTCGCCGTAGGGCCCGTCGCGCAGCACGGTGGGCGGTACGAGCCCCCAGCCGGTCGCCTCGGAGACCGCGTACGCGGCGACCTCGCGCTCGGCGAGGGTGCCGTCGGGGAAGTCCCACAGCGGGCGCTCCCCGGCGATCGGCTTGTAGATGCAGGACGCCTCCTGGCCCGCGTACGCCACCGTGCAGAACAGGGCCGCGTTGGAGGCCTCACGGATGCGGCCGCGGACGGTCAGCTCACCCTCGGTGAGCAGATCCAGCGGGGTCACGCTCCGCGGCGGTATCCGTTCTGGCGCGGACATACGTGTCCCTCCGGGTCCAGGGGCAGGCTGCACAGCGGGCACGGCGGCCGCCCGGCGTTGACGACGTCCAGGGCGCGCTTGGCGAAGGCCCGGGCCTGCGCGCCGGTGAGCCGGACCCGCAGCATCGGGGGGCCGTTCTCCTCGTCCTGCAGCAGCCGCTCCTCGGCCTCGGCGAGGTCCTCCTCGGAGTCCGCCTCCAGCTCGACCAGCGCCTGCGCCTCGACGATCATGCGCTGCTCCTCGCCGTCCCAGGCGAGGGCCATGGTGCCGACCCGGAACTCCTCCTCGATCGGGGTGTCGAGGGGGGCGGTGTCGGCGACCTCGGTGGGCGCCATGGCGGGCACCGCGGCGCTGCCGCCGCTGCGCCGTACGACCTCGTCGAGCAGTTCGTCCATGCGCTCGGCGAGCGCTGCCACCTGTGTCTTCTCCAGGGCCACGCTGGTCACCCGGGAGCCGGCGGAGGCCTGGAGGAAGAACGTACGGCGTCCGGGCAGTCCGACCGTGCCGGCCACGAAACGCTCCGGCGGGTCGTAGAGGAACACCTGACGGGACACGTCCTGTCTCCATGGGAATCGTGATCGGACTCGTGATCGGCGCCGCTACCGCGACCGCTTCACCCTACTGCGCCCGACGATCACGGTGCGCCCGCACCGCCCCCGACAGGGGCGTCTGCGGCCGGCGGTTCCGCGCGCGGCGCCAGGGACGCGAAGTCACCGGTGTCACCGAGGCGGAGGAGAAACGGCCTGAGCCGGGTGTAACGGATCGCGGTGATGGAACACGGTTCGACAGCGATCCGCTGGAAGAGGTCGAGATGAAGTCCGAGTGCGTCCGCGACGAGGGACTTGATGATGTCGCCGTGCGAGCACATCAAATACACGGCGTCGGCGCCGTGATCGCGCTCCACGCGCGCGTTCCACTCGCGTACGGCCTCGGCGGCGCGCGTCTGCATCGACCGCATCGACTCACCGCCCGGGAAGGCTGCCGCCGACGGGTGTGCCTGGACGACCTCCATCAGCGGCTCGTCCTTGAGCTCGGCGAGCTTGCGGCCGGACCAGTCGCCGTAGTGGCACTCCCCGATCCGCTCGTCGGTGTGCGCGCGCAGTCCGGGCCGGGCGTCGAGGAGGGGCCGGATCGTCTCCTCGCAGCGCTGCAGCGGGCTGGTGACGACCTCGGAGATCGGCAGCTCGGCGAGGCGTGCGGGCAGGGCGGCGGCCTGCGCGGCGCCGCGTTCGTCGAGGGCGACGCCCGGCGTCCAGCCGGCGAGCAGCCCTTCGGTGTTGGCGGTGGAACGTCCGTGCCGGACCAGGATCAGCGTGGGCATGGGCCCCAGGGTAGGCGCACCGCGGGGTGCTTCCGGGGGCCGGTGGCGGGAGAATACGTTCCGTGATCGTCGACTGCGCCATCTACCGCGACGGACGCCGTACGGAGGGGCCCGCGGACTTCTCCGACGCCCTGGACGAGTGCCGTATGTCGGGGAACGCCTTCGTCTGGATCGGCCTCTACGAGCCCACCGAGAAGGAGTTCGACAAGGTCACGGAGGAGTTCGGGCTGCACCCCCTGGCCGTCGAGGACGCCCTCAACGCGCATCAGCGGCCCAAACTGGAGGTCTACGACGACTCGTTGTTCATGGTGCTCAAACCGGTGGGCTACGAACCGCACAGCGACACCGTCTCGGCCGGCGAGGTCATGATCTTCCTCGGGGACTCCTTCGTGGTGACCGTGCGGCACGGCGAGGAGTCGCCTCTGGCGGCCGTGCGGCACCGGCTGGAGGCGGAGCCGGACATGCTTCGGCACGGTCCCACGGCGGTGCTGTACTCGATCACCGACGCGGCGGTCGACCACTATCTGGAGGTGGCGGGCGAGCTGGGGACCGACCTGGAGGAGCTGGAGGCGGAGGTGTTCTCGCCGACCAGCGGGGGCTCGCGGCACACGGCGTCCCGGATCTACAACTTCAAGCGCCAGATCCTGGAGTTCCGCCGGGCCACGGGGCCGCTCGCCCAGCCCCTGACCCGGCTCGCGGGCGACGGCCTCTTCGGCGTCCGGGTGCCCTTCGTGCACGAGAAGGCGCAGCCCTTCTTCCGGGACGTCAATGACCACCTCACGCGGGTGAACGAGTCGGTGGAGGGCCTGGACCGGCTGGTGTCGGACATCCTGTCGGCGCATCTGGCGCAGATGAGCGTCCGGCAGAACGACGACATGCGGAAGATCTCCGCGTGGGCGGCCATGGCCGCGGTCCCCACGATGATCGCGGGGGTCTACGGCATGAACTTCGACCACATGCCCGAGCTGCACTGGGTGTGGTCGTATCCGGCGCTGATCGCGGGCATGGCCGCCTTGGAGGTCTTGCTGTTCCGGCTCTTCAAGAGCCGGGGTTGGTTGTAGTTACGCGAATTCGGGGGCCGAGGTCGCCGGGCCGCCCAGCGCGTCGCGCCGTTCCGGCATCTTCAGGGACACCATGCGCCGCCAGCCCGCGGCCCGCTCCCAGGCGTACACGCCGTGGATGCCGGCTGCGAGCACCGCCGACTTGGCGCGCGGCCAGCCGAGGATGCGGCCCATGTGGGCCATGACGGCAAGGCTGACGTCCCGGTAGATCCGGATCTCCGCCAGCGCGCACTCCCTGAGGGCCTGCTGGATCGCGCGGCCGTGACCGGCGTATGCGAAGCGCAGCAGCTCCTCGTGGCAGTAGGCGAGGTGGTTGTCCTCGTCGTTGGAGATCATCTTCACCGCGCGGCCGAGGTCGGGATGGTCGCCGAAGTGCTTGCGCAGCAGCTCCATCTCCTCCGAGGCGCGCTGCTCGGTGACCCTGCTGTGGGCGAGGTAGGTGACGATGTCCTGCACGGTGAGCCGCTCCTCGCCCTTGAGCTTCTCGTGGGCCAGGCCGATGCCGTGTCGCTCCAGGAGCATCGTGTAGTCGGTCTCGTGCGGGACGGGGACGGGTTCCAGGCCGCGCTTCTTCAGCAGGGCGTTGAAGATCCGCCCGTGCTTGTCCTCGTCGGCACCATGGCGGGTGATCTTGGGGGCCAGTTCGCGCTCGCCGTCCGGAACGAGCGCGGCGATGCGGGCGTTCTCCCAGCCGCCCTGGGACTCCCCGCTCGCGGCGATGGAGCAGAACAGGGCGAAGGACTCGTCGTTGTCGAGGATCTCCTGGAACAGACTCTTGGCCGAAAGCATCGTGAGCACCTCTCTGCATGCCTCCGCGGGACTCCGCAAAGAACGAGTCAAATGCGGCGCGAGGGGTGCTGCAACAGATGTGTCGGACAACTCCGCCAAAAGGAGGACCACACGCGTCACTACGGGGGCGTAACCACGCGGCCCCGGGCGCGTTGTTCTGCGTGACGGCCGTGGCGGGGAAGACCCCCGAGCCCCCACCACGGCCGCAGAAACTTCCCGCCGCTGTGACGACAGGGCCTAGGCCAGTCCGGCGCGCTCCAGGGCCTCGGTGCCGGCGCGCAGCGAGGCGAGGCGCTCGTCCAGGGTGAAGCCCGCGGGAGCGAGGGTGAGGGTCGTGACACCGGCCGCCGCGTAGGCCTTCATCCGGTCCGCGATCCGGTCGACCGAACCCAGCAGGGTGGTCTTGTCGATCAGGTCGTGCGGTACGGCGGCCGCGGCGCCCTGCTTGTCGCCGGACAGGTACTTGTCCTGGATCTCGGCGGCTTCCTTCTCGTACCCCATGCGCTGGGCGAGCTGGTTGTAGAAGTTCTGCTTGCGGCTGCCCATGCCGCCGACGTACAGAGCGGTGTAGGGGCGGAAGGTGTCGGCGAGCGCGGCGATGTTGTCGCCGAGGGCGAGCGGGAGGGTCGGGCAGACGTCGAAGCCGTCGAGCGTCTTGCCGGCCTTCTCACGGCCCGCGCGCAGGTACTTGATCGCGGTGTCCTCCAGATTCTCGGCGGAGGGGAAGATCAGCAGCGCGCCGTCGGCGATCTCACCGGTCTGCTCGAGGTTCTTCGGGCCGATGGCGGCGACGTACAGCGGGATGTGCTCGCGGGTGGGGTGCACGGTGAGCTTGATGGGCTTGCCCGGGCCGCCGGGCAGCGGCAGCGTCCAGTGCTCGCCCTCGTGGCTCAGCCGCTCGCGGCTCATGGCCTTGCGGACGATCTCCACGTACTCGCGGGTGCGGGAGAGCGGCTTGTCGAACTTGACGCCGTACCAGCCCTCGGAGACCTGCGGTCCGGAGACGCCGAGGCCGAGGCGGAAGCGGCCGCCGGAGAGCGAGTCGAGGGTGGCGGCAGTCATGGCGGTCATCGCCGGCTGCCGGGCCGGGATCTGGAAGATGGCCGAACCGACGTCGATGCGCTCGGTCTTGGCGGCGACCCAGCTGAGCACGGTGGCGGCGTCGGAGCCGTAGGCCTCGGCGGCCCAGCAGACGGCGTAGCCGAGGCGGTCGGCCTCCTGGGCGACGGCGAGGTTGTCCCCGTCCATTCCGGCACCCCAGTAGCCGAGGTTGATCCCGAGCTGCATGGCCGATTCCCCTTACTGATCAGTAACGTCCTTGTTGCCGAGACCTTAGCGCGGTGAAGGGCGTGGCGGGGAGGGTGGCGGGGTACGGCACACCCTCATGTCGTTGATGGGAAAACTGGTTATCCACAGGCCCCCACGCGACAGGTTATGGCCAGTAATCTCGGCGTCCATGGAGCAGAGGCATCTCGGCCGGACCGGCCTTCGTGTGTCCCGTATCGGACTCGGCACCCTCACCTGGGGCAGGGACACCGACGACCACGACGCCGCGGACCTCTTGAAGACGTTCTGGGAGGCCGGCGGCACGCTCGTCGACACGGCGGACGTGTACGGGGACGGAGAGGCCGAGTATCTGCTCGGACAGCTCATAGAAGGGCTGGTGCCGCGCCGGGACCTGGTCATCTCGACCAAGGCGGGCAGCGTGCCGGACCCGGACCGCCGGTTCGACGGCTCCCGCGGGCATCTGCTCTCGGCCCTGGACGCCTCGCTCGCCCGGCTCGGCACGGACTACGTCGACCTGTGGCACATCCACGCCTTCGATCCGGAGACCCCGCTGGAGGAGACCCTCCAGGCCCTGGACATCGCGGTCAGCAGCGGCCGTGCGCGGTACGCAGGCGTCTCCAACTTCTGCGGCTGGCAGCTCGCGAAGGCGGCGACCTGGCAGCTGGCGGCGCCGGGCACCCGGACCCGCCTTGCCAGTACGCAGATGGAGTACTCGCTGCTGCAGCGGGGCGTGGAGCGCGAGGTGCTGCCCGCCGCGCTGGACCTCGGCATCGGGCTGCTGCCCTCCTCGCCGCTCGGCCGCGGGGTGCTCACCGCCAAGTACCGGGACGCCACACCGCCCGACTCCCGGGGCGCCTCGGAGCACTTGGCGCCGTTCGTCGCGCCGTACCTCGACGACACGGCGAGCCGGATCGTGGACGCCGTGCAGACCGCGGCGGACGGGCTCGCGGTGACCCCGCTCCAGGTGGCGCT of the Streptomyces sp. NBC_00287 genome contains:
- a CDS encoding histidine phosphatase family protein, with the protein product MPTLILVRHGRSTANTEGLLAGWTPGVALDERGAAQAAALPARLAELPISEVVTSPLQRCEETIRPLLDARPGLRAHTDERIGECHYGDWSGRKLAELKDEPLMEVVQAHPSAAAFPGGESMRSMQTRAAEAVREWNARVERDHGADAVYLMCSHGDIIKSLVADALGLHLDLFQRIAVEPCSITAIRYTRLRPFLLRLGDTGDFASLAPRAEPPAADAPVGGGAGAP
- the corA gene encoding magnesium/cobalt transporter CorA, coding for MIVDCAIYRDGRRTEGPADFSDALDECRMSGNAFVWIGLYEPTEKEFDKVTEEFGLHPLAVEDALNAHQRPKLEVYDDSLFMVLKPVGYEPHSDTVSAGEVMIFLGDSFVVTVRHGEESPLAAVRHRLEAEPDMLRHGPTAVLYSITDAAVDHYLEVAGELGTDLEELEAEVFSPTSGGSRHTASRIYNFKRQILEFRRATGPLAQPLTRLAGDGLFGVRVPFVHEKAQPFFRDVNDHLTRVNESVEGLDRLVSDILSAHLAQMSVRQNDDMRKISAWAAMAAVPTMIAGVYGMNFDHMPELHWVWSYPALIAGMAALEVLLFRLFKSRGWL
- a CDS encoding ferritin-like domain-containing protein; translation: MLSAKSLFQEILDNDESFALFCSIAASGESQGGWENARIAALVPDGERELAPKITRHGADEDKHGRIFNALLKKRGLEPVPVPHETDYTMLLERHGIGLAHEKLKGEERLTVQDIVTYLAHSRVTEQRASEEMELLRKHFGDHPDLGRAVKMISNDEDNHLAYCHEELLRFAYAGHGRAIQQALRECALAEIRIYRDVSLAVMAHMGRILGWPRAKSAVLAAGIHGVYAWERAAGWRRMVSLKMPERRDALGGPATSAPEFA
- a CDS encoding LLM class F420-dependent oxidoreductase, whose protein sequence is MQLGINLGYWGAGMDGDNLAVAQEADRLGYAVCWAAEAYGSDAATVLSWVAAKTERIDVGSAIFQIPARQPAMTAMTAATLDSLSGGRFRLGLGVSGPQVSEGWYGVKFDKPLSRTREYVEIVRKAMSRERLSHEGEHWTLPLPGGPGKPIKLTVHPTREHIPLYVAAIGPKNLEQTGEIADGALLIFPSAENLEDTAIKYLRAGREKAGKTLDGFDVCPTLPLALGDNIAALADTFRPYTALYVGGMGSRKQNFYNQLAQRMGYEKEAAEIQDKYLSGDKQGAAAAVPHDLIDKTTLLGSVDRIADRMKAYAAAGVTTLTLAPAGFTLDERLASLRAGTEALERAGLA
- a CDS encoding aldo/keto reductase; amino-acid sequence: MEQRHLGRTGLRVSRIGLGTLTWGRDTDDHDAADLLKTFWEAGGTLVDTADVYGDGEAEYLLGQLIEGLVPRRDLVISTKAGSVPDPDRRFDGSRGHLLSALDASLARLGTDYVDLWHIHAFDPETPLEETLQALDIAVSSGRARYAGVSNFCGWQLAKAATWQLAAPGTRTRLASTQMEYSLLQRGVEREVLPAALDLGIGLLPSSPLGRGVLTAKYRDATPPDSRGASEHLAPFVAPYLDDTASRIVDAVQTAADGLAVTPLQVALAWVRDRPGVAAPIVGARNAQQLTAALSVEALSLPDEICRALDDVSAPVHRYPDHDWSTL